One window from the genome of Manis pentadactyla isolate mManPen7 chromosome 15, mManPen7.hap1, whole genome shotgun sequence encodes:
- the ZFP36 gene encoding mRNA decay activator protein ZFP36, which translates to MDLTAIYESLLSLSPDLSSDHGDTESSPGWASSGLWSLSSSDSSPARLPGRSTSLVEGRSCGWVPPPPGFAPLAPRPGPELSPSSTSPTATPTTSSRYKTELCRTFSESGRCRYGAKCQFAHGLGELRQASRHPKYKTELCHKFYLQGRCPYGSRCHFIHNPSEDQAAPGHPHVLRQSISFSGLPSGRRTSPPPAGLAGPSLSSCSFSPSNSPPPPPGDLPLSPSAFSAAPGTPVARRDPTPACCPSCRRATPSSLWGPVGGLARSPSAHSLGSDPDEYASSGSSLGGSDSPVFEAGVFGPPQPPAAPRRLPIFNRISVSE; encoded by the exons ATGGATCTCACCGCCATCTACGAG AGCCTCCTGTCGCTGAGCCCTGACCTGTCATCCGACCACGGAGACACTGAGTCCAGCCCAGGCTGGGCCTCCTCCGGACTCTGGAGCCTCAGCTCATCTGACTCCAGCCCAGCTCGCCTGCCTGGACGATCCACTAGCCTGGTGGAGGGTCGCAGCTGCGGCTGGGTGCCCCCACCCCCTGGATTCGCACCCCTGGCTCCCCGCCCAGGCCCTGAGCTGTCGCCCTCATCCACTTCACCTACTGCGACCCCCACCACCTCATCCCGTTACAAGACTGAGCTATGTCGGACCTTCTCAGAGAGCGGGCGCTGCCGCTATGGGGCTAAGTGCCAGTTCGCCCATGGCCTGGGCGAGCTGCGCCAAGCTAGTCGCCACCCCAAGTACAAAACGGAACTCTGCCACAAGTTCTACCTCCAGGGCCGCTGCCCCTACGGATCGCGCTGCCACTTCATTCACAATCCTAGTGAGGACCAGGCTGCCCCGGGCCACCCCCATGTCCTGCGCCAGAGCATCAGCTTCTCAGGCCTGCCCTCTGGCCGCCGAACCTCACCACCACCAGCAGGCCTGGCAGGCCCTTCCCTGTCCTCCTGCTCCTTCTCGCCCTCcaactccccaccaccaccacctgggGATCTTCCACTTTCACCCTCTGCCTTCTCTGCTGCCCCTGGGACTCCTGTGGCCCGAAGGGACCCCACCCCAGCCTGCTGCCCTTCCTGCCGAAGGGCCACCCCCAGCAGCCTCTGGGGGCCCGTGGGTGGCCTGGCTCGGAGCCCTTCTGCACACTCCTTGGGATCTGATCCCGATGAATATGCCAGCAGCGGCAGCAGCCTGGGGGGATCTGACTCACCTGTCTTCGAGGCCGGGGTTTTTGGGCCACCCCAACCACCTGCAGCCCCCCGGCGACTCCCCATCTTCAATCGCATCTCCGTTTCTGAGTGA